The stretch of DNA TGGCCATTCCCGTGGCCACGACCATATCCATGTCCTCCTCCACGGCCACGACCATGTCCGCCTCCACCTCCACCACCATGCTCgcctccaccaccaccaccaagcCCGCCCCCGCCCACACCCACACCGAGTTCGAGCTGCTCGGCTAGTGACAAAGCAAAGATTGACACGTGCATGGTCAACACAACTAAAATTGCTCCATGCTGCCCAACATTCAAGAGCATACTTGGTACTAGTTGCCCTTGCTATGAATATGCAGAGGATGTGTACGAACTTGAATTGATGGCTCTTCAATATACTACTTGTCCTATTAATAGCCCTTGCAAGGGTGTGCAAGTAAGTTGGCATAACTTCCTTCGGTCATTTTTATCTGACGTTTAAAAAGAATAGAAAAATCAATTTAaatagacccccccccccccccccaacccttTAAACTAAAAGTTACTGACAGATGTagaatatatgtataattcatataGAATATGTATATAATCGCGTATAATTAgtatataatctatatatactgggtagaaaaagtaaacagtaaATCCGTCCGGTTATAAAgggatctttacataaatagctGAGCAAATttactgtttactttttctagcaaGTATAACTAGATTATACACATATTACACATgaattatgaatatattatatattcGCTGACTATATTTTATTTAAGCGATTGGATTGACGTATATTTAGATTAATTCATGTTTTCTATTATAGTAGCAAGTTTTAAATTCTACATGTATAAAATTTGAAAATTCTTTCGGTTGAAGTGTATCTTATAATATCTCTTTTTGAACTTTTAATTACTTGGACAAAAAGTAGTTCGACACTCACAAAACATAAAACAATAAAAACTACTTTTTCTAATTGGtgaagtttttctttcttttctgaaTACTGTAGTGCCTAATGCTGCATTATGTTAATAATTTCAGGTGATTAAGCTGTCCAAGGAGGAGGAGTAAAAATAAAGACGCAATGCTTAATTCCAAATCTTGTATTATATTTTCTCTATGTACAATGTTGTGTTTCAGCAATAATTTGGCACATCTGTCAAAATTGTAATTCTATATTATAGTACTCATTTCGTGCTCCAATTTCCTCTACTTTTCAGTATTTTATTCTTCTCTCTTATTATTTCAAGATAAAATGAAAGTTTGTTGAAATAAGAAAGATTGTAATTTTTTTAATCAAGAAGTGTGGTGGACTGATTGTGTGACTCCTTCACCCTTTCGAGCCTTAAAAATAAAGAACTTTACACCATACAAATTTAATTTAATCGAATAAATGAATTTCAAATATAAAATACAAGATATTTTTCTTCATAAATTGAAATTTGTAGTGGTAATAGCAAAGAAAATTATATTCAAAGGGACTTGAAACATGCTACAGAAAGATCATATTAGTGTCTAATAATATGCAAAATACATCAAAGAATTATCAAAGGAAGTAAGGAAAGCAGTAACATTATAAAAGGAAAGCAGTAACATTATTCACCCGGGGTTCGGGGAAAGGCCGCATCCCTAGTAGTGTTATTTCATAACAAAGAAGTAACATTGTGATTTCAGGAAATGAAGTACCATCACTGTAGGTGGCTAATAGCATATTTCGCCAAGTTTCTCCGATCCTAGAAGCACTTTTtcttcaaaaaagtattttttcccaaagttgaagtgtttggccaagcttttggaaggaaaaaaaatgcttttgaagagaagcagaagcaattttggagaatcagaaaaaaataaattctatccaaaaacacttttttgaaaagtacttttgagaaaaatacacttagaagcagtttttaatTGGCCAAATACTAATTGCTGCTaagaagtgtttttcaaattaattagccaaatagaaactgcttctcaccaaaaatacttttgagaaaaatacttttgaggaaaagcacttctcaaaataagctgatttttccatcttggccaaacaggctataaaaaTACTAGCAAACAAGAAATAGAAAGAGTTGAAAAGCAAGTCGACAAAAAGTCATTAATTTTGTTTATTCACATGATTTACAATTAACCACCCAAACTTTCTCCTTTTTTTTAAAGAAGAAATGGATAACGGACAACCTGGTGCACTAAGTTCAGGCTATGCATGGGATCCCGGAAGGACCAGACCACATTGGATCTTATGTACACAGTTTTACCTTACATTTTTTgagaacaacaacaataacaaacctaGTGAATTCTCACCAGCAGGGTCtgggagggtaagatgtacgtAGCCTTATCCTTACCTGGGAAGGCAGAgaagttgtttccaatagacccccgACTAGCATTTCTTTAGAAGAAACAGATAAATAAAGGAAAAAGATTTTACAACCAAAATGTTATTATACAAATCAAAGCATCATTTTTTCACAGCAAATTGAGTATTCTTTTGTCCTTAGTTTTCACCTCTAGCTGCAGAAAATTATAGCATAAAGTTCTTTTGCTGTCCATGTAATTTCGACAAGGGTTTCTAGAGGAGCAGCAATATCCTCTGCTATCATCATCAGTAAGACCCTACATTCTAGGGGCAAAACCTTAGAATTAAATAGCcaaataaaaatagatagaaaTCAAATAATCAACAAATGTGAGGTTGAAACCATTTTTAGGAATCACATATTCTCTTATCTACTAACAAGTAAAATCTGAGAGCATTATCCCCACACTTGCAGTGcttatccttttttttttgttcatGTATACCAACCCCCTTGAGGAAAGTGATGACATAGATGTTCTCTTCTAAGTTCCGACGGGTAAATTGCACATTCAGTCACTGAACCTTATCCACTATAACAGTAAAGtcacaaaattattttttgtcaTATTACAGTAACTAAACTTTACCACTATAAAAGCAATGTCACAAAACTTTGTTTTGTTTGAAATGGAAGTCTCAATACTATTTCAGAAggttaggggtaaggtctgcgtacacactctCTTCCGACCCCACCTGCGGGATttcactgggtatgttgttgttgttgttacttatAGCAATAAAATGCCAGAAAAATTACTTGCTATAATAGTAAAATCACCTTGATAGGTAAGTTTTGTCTTTAGAATGGATAAAATTTAGTAACTTTACCGCTATAATGAGTAAAGTTCAGTTACTTTAATGTGATAAAAGATAGTTCTATGACATTAGAGTTAAAGTTTAGTGACATTAGAGTACTTTAGTGGATAAAGTTTAGTGACATTAGagttaaacaacaacaacaaacccagtgtaatcccataaagtggggtctggggagagtagagtgtacgcagatcttacccctgcCTTACGaaagtagagaggctgtttccaatagacccccggctcaagagaaaaaaaactaaaaaagaagCAGAAACAACAAGTAGTAACCATAGGAAGCAAAGGTGATAGTGACATTAGAGTTAGAGAGCAAAAACTGTCACTTGGAATACTTGGTAAAAACCTCCTGTATATGGTTTCTCAGTAGTCTACAAACTCCAATTTCAGTCTCTTTAACTACTAAACTATCTAGAAACTGAAAAATGTATAACCAAAACAACATTTTGCTGCTATTTAAAGGTCTTAACAGAAGCTAAAGGACTAACCTGAAACTTTGCTGAAATTGAGGAGAGACACTGAAGCTAAAACCTTATGTTCAACCAAATCACCATGTTGTAAGCATTCTATCAGCTGAGTGATAATAGCCAAAAAGGCAGATAGTTCAAACTCCGATACGGTCAGTGAAGCTAGTGCTGAGCTTAACCATGCAACTGTGGTTAGACAAATCCTGACCAATTCTGAGTTTCCAGAACCTAACCACTTTGAAAGAGACTCTACAAATGACTTCTTTCCACTACCAATGAGTAATGCGGATGCATTTACCAACCACTTTTCCCTGGcctcttcttcttcatcctccaTCTGACAATTTTGTTCAGTACACTTTACAATCACGGGAAAACAATATTTTTTGCTTCACCATATAAAGTTCACAATGCTCAGAGAATGAGGAGAATGTAAATGAATCACTTTACGGGGCAATTATAAATACCATAAAAGGATGGTACAAAGATAGGGTATAGAAATTTTTGGCTGGTCCTAAGTTCAATTAGTCCGAAGTGGTATTGTTGTAACTACTGGTGTAAGTCCATTTAATTTTGTATTTCGATGAAAATATTTCTTAGATGAATtcagtcagagaaaaagaagaaaacttACCGTCATAACAGTTGCATCAACCAGTGCATTATTCTCTTCCTCATCAGGATATTCCACGTCAAAACCTTCAAGAAATCCAGCTTGCTTTAAGATCCAATCTTCTGTCATAATCTTCCCCGAGAAAGAAAAATGCCCTCCCAAAATAAGGAGTGCTTTGCAACATATTTCTCTGCTCCTTTCATCCGATAAGCTGCTTTCTAAGGCCATAGTTATAGCATCAACAGCACCATCTCTGTATATGTTGGCCATTTCTGTGTCTGCCTATAAGAATCAAATACAAAATTAGTTTCTAGACTCGAAATAACATTGACCTTAAAAATTATGCATGTCTTTTAAACAAGTGACAATAACTACAACGACAATTCCTCAATCACAGACTAGATGGGATTGgctattgtgaatattgattcatATACAAAGATTCTGCTTTATTCGAACACATTTCTTTTCATTCCAGTGCtggttataatttattttttaaggaaAAATTAGAAGTCTTCTAAAACTAGAACTTCTCCAAATCTCAGACTTCTCCCCGTCCGAGCCTAATCAATCTTTAATAACAAGAAGTCATGATCTCAACTACTTGCCTATATACATCATTAAATTCCATTGTGTTATGGTTTTGGCTAAGTCCAAATTTATTTTGAGATATTGTAGGTCTTTCGAAACATAACCTAGCAACCCGATTAGTATTAACATGCAGTTTAGGGGGGAATATCCAATAAAGAAAAACATTCCAAATTGCTGGATGTCTAGAAGAGCAGAGCCTAATCTGCTGACTGAGCTTGACATGCAATCTACGAGCTCAAGCGGAAAAAAAACTGCGGTTCAGCAAAGAAACAAGAATCGGAAATGACATATGTATATAAGAGAATTGAGAAACAAGAGAAGGTGTTTCACTAAGTGCCTTTGATATTCACTTAATAAATTATCCAAGATCAAAACTCCTGCAGTAACAAGCTCAGAGAAACTGAATTGGACATAAGCAGTATCGTAGAAGAGTATGACAACATTCATGAACTTTGTTTAGAGAGATCTTTAAATTTGAACCTACTAGAAGATCAAAGTGCAAGAGCAGCACAGCAACCATGGATCTCTGTTCACATGGACAATCCTGGAGATATGTCAGCAAATCTTGCATTGCTTTGACTATGTTATCTTTGTGAATGCATTTTATGAAGAACTTTGCATCTTTTCTCCTGAAATATGGGAGCGCGGCACAGAGTTAACTAAAGCAATGCATTATCAATTTATCATTACCCACTAAGACTGCATCTTAATCCAGCAAATATAGAGTATTTCAGACATCTTAAATGCAAAACAAGTTTCATTTAAATATATGTTTTGGAACAATCTAATCTCTTCAGAGATTCTTGTAGGAAAATGTTTGAAAAACCAAGTACCTGTTAAGGCAAATGAGTTCAGTCAGGAGTGAAAAGGCATTTCTTCTCAATTCCAACTCTTCATTCTGAAGAAGATTGAGCAGACACATCTTGTCAACATTTCTGGCAACTACATTTCTACATTTATTGTCAACTTCAATGCAAGAGCAAAGAATTCCGGAAACACATATCTTCTCCCTTGCCTTTCCATAATTAAATCTCTGGATCAGAAACTGTAAGCTTCCGAGGGATATAAGCTGCTCTAGAGTTTCTCTTCTTTCATCCTGATGTAAAACAATAAGAAGTTGTTGCAATACGGAAACAACTATTTCATTCTTTAACCAACGGTGTTTCCCTGAATTGCCTGCTTCTTTA from Nicotiana tomentosiformis chromosome 11, ASM39032v3, whole genome shotgun sequence encodes:
- the LOC104117121 gene encoding uncharacterized protein, whose protein sequence is MTTMKTMLMLMVAVILFCSHQLAVAREMAVANDKTELQLWPWDIPCYLPWPFPWPRPYPCPPPRPRPCPPPPPPPCSPPPPPPSPPPPTPTPSSSCSASDKAKIDTCMVNTTKIAPCCPTFKSILGTSCPCYEYAEDVYELELMALQYTTCPINSPCKGVQVIKLSKEEE